In the Phaeobacter gallaeciensis genome, one interval contains:
- a CDS encoding AraC family transcriptional regulator has product MAAPWQTGIQRIEAYFSGEAYAPHRHDTYSIGYTIKGVQSFSYRGARTDSVAGQVIVLHPDEFHTGEAGTAAGFHYRMLYVEPSLVRDALGRQASALPFLRKAVLTDPRLMQAIHAAFTDMDTLLEKVAMDELTVLLADGLLANDESAQRTTRSLIDFTATNRAKEYLDGNLDQAVHSEQLEKVTGLDRYSLSRQFRKAFGTSPYRYLTMRRLDQVRGDIAAGASLVDAAVRAGFSDQSHMTRQFKAGYGISPGQWRRLVCKT; this is encoded by the coding sequence GTGGCGGCGCCGTGGCAAACCGGCATCCAAAGGATTGAGGCGTATTTCTCTGGAGAGGCATATGCTCCGCATCGCCATGATACTTATTCGATCGGATACACAATCAAGGGCGTCCAGAGCTTTAGCTATCGTGGTGCGCGTACTGACAGTGTCGCTGGACAGGTGATCGTCCTTCACCCCGACGAATTTCATACGGGCGAGGCTGGAACAGCAGCCGGATTTCACTATCGAATGCTGTATGTTGAACCTTCGTTGGTGCGTGACGCCCTGGGGCGGCAGGCAAGCGCACTTCCGTTTTTGCGTAAAGCTGTTCTGACTGATCCGCGTTTGATGCAAGCGATCCATGCCGCTTTTACTGATATGGATACTTTGCTGGAGAAAGTGGCAATGGACGAGCTGACAGTGTTGCTGGCGGATGGTTTGCTTGCCAACGATGAATCCGCTCAGCGAACCACGCGGTCTTTGATAGACTTCACGGCGACCAATCGGGCGAAAGAGTATTTGGACGGCAACCTTGATCAAGCTGTTCATTCTGAACAGTTGGAAAAAGTCACTGGCCTGGACCGATATTCACTGTCCCGCCAGTTTAGAAAGGCGTTTGGAACAAGCCCATATCGGTACCTGACAATGCGTCGTTTAGATCAGGTGCGAGGCGACATCGCAGCCGGTGCATCCTTGGTTGATGCTGCCGTGCGGGCAGGTTTCAGTGACCAGTCGCACATGACGCGGCAATTCAAAGCTGGCTATGGAATTTCGCCGGGCCAGTGGCGACGATTAGTCTGTAAGACTTAA
- a CDS encoding cupin domain-containing protein, with the protein MKSVNLSEKLAHFSTHWEPHVVADYNENEVMVVKFVGEYPFHKHDSTDDFFYVLEGEMQMDIEGEPSHTVQAGELFIVPKGVVHRPRAHSEVKVLLIEPKGEPNSGDSDREAAPKTRI; encoded by the coding sequence ATGAAGTCAGTAAATCTCTCGGAAAAGTTGGCGCATTTTTCGACGCATTGGGAGCCTCATGTCGTCGCTGACTACAACGAAAACGAGGTTATGGTAGTCAAGTTTGTCGGTGAATATCCTTTCCACAAACATGACAGCACAGATGATTTTTTCTACGTCCTGGAAGGCGAGATGCAGATGGACATTGAGGGGGAACCATCGCACACGGTCCAGGCGGGCGAATTGTTCATTGTGCCGAAGGGCGTGGTTCATCGGCCACGGGCACACAGCGAAGTAAAAGTGCTGCTGATCGAACCCAAAGGGGAACCCAATTCCGGTGACTCGGATCGTGAAGCTGCGCCGAAGACCCGTATCTGA